In the Candidatus Ozemobacteraceae bacterium genome, one interval contains:
- a CDS encoding zf-HC2 domain-containing protein, whose translation MNCPSTATITAFRRGTLGAAETRKLERHLQSCPSCANLARLAIPQCPEETRRRAETTARLLAAPRPETLAVGQLWSLVVPGADPEFGVLTGDERGSLDPKRPDIRVSFVTVEPRPENLSPDDVVGKAADSPLERPILVEYWNEWPVAASRLAHCFGEISAPLRKSLLNRLAGAANAASAAVSPLVRIFRDSRIRKASIFLTETLATALADDAAGPLEAVYEISPPANERLPMSGTDAPGPLEDVYEISPANERLLMTAKDAPGKVEHPLVGRLLGDLRKKTPTVARFRRSAGGIRFTTRRKGEEFSLTMLDARGKVLLRRDSRNGVLDLVPGGDGWEEALKAEKTLKRLKITPR comes from the coding sequence ATGAACTGCCCCAGCACTGCAACAATCACGGCCTTTCGCCGCGGAACGCTCGGCGCCGCAGAGACCCGAAAGCTCGAACGGCACCTGCAATCCTGCCCGTCCTGCGCGAACCTCGCCAGGCTGGCCATCCCACAATGCCCCGAAGAAACCAGGCGGCGCGCCGAAACCACCGCCCGCCTGCTCGCCGCTCCGCGGCCCGAAACCCTCGCCGTCGGCCAGCTCTGGTCGCTGGTCGTGCCGGGGGCCGACCCCGAGTTCGGCGTCCTCACCGGCGACGAGCGCGGCTCGCTCGACCCCAAACGCCCCGACATCCGGGTCAGCTTCGTCACGGTCGAGCCGCGCCCCGAGAACCTCAGCCCCGACGACGTCGTCGGAAAGGCCGCCGATTCCCCGCTCGAGCGGCCGATCCTCGTCGAATACTGGAACGAATGGCCCGTCGCGGCAAGCCGGCTCGCGCACTGCTTCGGCGAAATCTCGGCGCCGCTCCGAAAAAGCCTCCTCAACCGGCTCGCGGGCGCCGCGAACGCCGCATCCGCCGCCGTGTCGCCCCTGGTGCGCATCTTCCGCGACTCCCGCATCAGGAAAGCCTCGATCTTCCTCACCGAAACCCTCGCGACTGCACTGGCCGACGACGCCGCCGGCCCCCTCGAGGCCGTGTATGAGATCTCCCCGCCAGCCAACGAACGGCTCCCGATGTCCGGGACAGATGCCCCCGGACCCCTCGAGGACGTATACGAGATCTCCCCGGCCAACGAACGGCTCCTGATGACCGCGAAAGACGCTCCCGGCAAAGTCGAGCACCCGCTGGTCGGGCGCCTGCTTGGCGACCTGCGGAAAAAAACGCCGACGGTGGCCAGGTTCCGCCGCTCGGCCGGCGGCATCCGCTTCACCACACGCCGCAAAGGCGAAGAATTCTCGCTGACGATGCTCGACGCCCGCGGGAAGGTCCTCCTCCGCCGCGACTCCCGCAACGGCGTGCTGGACCTCGTTCCCGGCGGAGACGGCTGGGAAGAGGCGCTGAAGGCTGAAAAGACCCTGAAACGGCTGAAGATCACTCCGAGGTGA
- a CDS encoding FHA domain-containing serine/threonine-protein kinase has protein sequence MAVVELKVLQGELKGRAVTFERPGCVLFGRATDAALRVENDPFVSRHHFLLEISPPFVLLSDLGSTNGVYVNDRLYGGRDTTGRGLARPASKATFLSDGDQIVVGQNRISVSIDEGAVPGTTARRRTTTRRALPFAGTPTASMGELAASALAGQYQVGPELGRGWMGVVYQAVDVRSGEMVSLKTLVPNVVFTDEAADAFLARAKALGELVHPSLCRQYGVWRDGNVFVSAREYVDGRNLAQLLNMRGGRLGPDEAVPIMGETLDGLVYAIAKSGDIYHRNIKPSNILVSGRGPDSRARVADFGLFHGLEATGLSQIMLSDLYHDAAPYWPRERITWFGRTLPASEVFSVAAVFYELLTGCLPRDGVAELRNEVRKAGRPAGLADFLRVFAGHPPVPVRTRNPDVPAQIAAVIDRALAEPAVEAGADPGKILAEARYPDLTAFRTALLDACDAAGWTPRGG, from the coding sequence GTGGCGGTCGTCGAACTGAAGGTTCTCCAGGGGGAGCTCAAGGGGCGGGCGGTGACCTTCGAGCGGCCCGGGTGCGTCCTGTTCGGACGGGCCACCGATGCTGCGCTGCGGGTCGAGAACGATCCGTTCGTGTCGCGGCATCACTTTCTCCTGGAGATTTCGCCGCCGTTCGTCCTGCTGTCGGACCTCGGCAGCACGAACGGAGTGTACGTGAACGACAGATTGTATGGCGGGCGCGATACTACCGGACGGGGACTGGCCCGACCGGCGTCGAAGGCGACGTTCCTGTCGGACGGCGACCAGATCGTCGTCGGGCAGAACCGCATCTCGGTGTCGATCGACGAGGGCGCCGTTCCCGGCACGACGGCCCGGCGGCGCACGACGACGCGGCGGGCGCTTCCCTTCGCGGGAACCCCGACGGCCTCGATGGGCGAACTTGCGGCGTCCGCGCTCGCCGGGCAGTATCAGGTCGGGCCGGAGCTCGGGCGCGGCTGGATGGGCGTGGTCTACCAGGCCGTCGACGTCCGGTCGGGCGAGATGGTCTCGCTGAAGACCCTCGTTCCGAACGTTGTCTTCACCGACGAGGCCGCCGACGCGTTCCTGGCGCGCGCGAAAGCCCTCGGAGAACTCGTGCATCCGTCGCTCTGCCGGCAGTACGGCGTCTGGCGCGACGGGAACGTGTTCGTCAGCGCACGCGAATACGTCGACGGAAGGAACCTGGCGCAGCTTCTCAACATGCGCGGAGGGCGGCTCGGCCCCGACGAGGCGGTGCCGATCATGGGAGAGACGCTCGACGGGCTGGTCTACGCGATAGCAAAATCAGGCGATATATATCATCGAAATATAAAGCCGAGCAATATCCTCGTGTCCGGGCGCGGTCCCGACAGCCGCGCCCGCGTAGCGGATTTCGGGCTGTTTCACGGGCTCGAGGCGACGGGGCTTTCGCAGATCATGCTGTCCGACCTCTATCACGATGCGGCTCCCTACTGGCCCCGGGAGCGCATCACCTGGTTCGGCAGAACCCTGCCCGCGTCCGAGGTGTTTTCCGTCGCGGCCGTTTTCTACGAACTGCTCACGGGATGCCTGCCCCGCGACGGGGTGGCCGAACTGCGGAACGAGGTCCGGAAGGCCGGGCGGCCCGCCGGGCTGGCCGATTTCCTGCGCGTCTTCGCCGGCCACCCTCCGGTTCCCGTCAGAACGCGGAACCCGGACGTTCCCGCGCAGATCGCCGCGGTCATCGACCGGGCGCTGGCCGAACCGGCCGTGGAAGCCGGGGCCGATCCCGGGAAGATTCTCGCCGAGGCGCGGTATCCCGATCTGACGGCGTTCAGGACGGCCCTGCTCGATGCGTGCGATGCCGCGGGCTGGACGCCGCGCGGCGGCTGA